From a region of the bacterium HR17 genome:
- the rsgA gene encoding Small ribosomal subunit biogenesis GTPase RsgA — translation MRGFVVARSAMRIEVWLPDQQRIVLGIPRGKLLKQGERIYAGDWVQVRFVAPHEVAIEAVEERKNLLPQPPVANVDKLLIVMSWREPDFSNLILDGLLAQAEFFEVPVTIVFNKMDLVRKRDAPKLGHWVALYERLGYPVLRTSVETGDGLTELRDAMKGNLIVLAGPSGVGKSSLLNALIPGAQLRTEEVSEKTGRGRHATTEVRLLPNPQGGWVADTPGFQKVDLPQWVALETLPHLYPEFRGYTCEFNNCTHTAEPGCGVRAAVEQGGIAKERYETYLFWLDATRRWQEEQEPY, via the coding sequence ATGCGAGGGTTCGTCGTTGCCCGCAGCGCTATGCGCATTGAAGTGTGGTTGCCCGACCAGCAGCGTATCGTCTTGGGCATCCCACGCGGCAAGTTGCTCAAGCAAGGCGAACGCATTTATGCTGGCGATTGGGTGCAAGTGCGCTTCGTCGCGCCCCACGAAGTCGCCATTGAAGCCGTGGAAGAGCGCAAAAACTTGTTGCCTCAACCGCCCGTTGCGAATGTGGACAAACTGCTGATCGTCATGAGTTGGCGCGAACCTGACTTCAGCAACTTGATTTTGGACGGGTTGTTGGCGCAAGCGGAGTTTTTTGAAGTGCCCGTCACCATCGTCTTCAACAAGATGGATTTGGTGCGCAAACGCGATGCGCCCAAACTGGGACATTGGGTCGCCCTCTACGAGCGGCTGGGCTATCCCGTTTTGCGCACCAGCGTGGAGACGGGCGACGGATTGACCGAGTTGCGGGACGCGATGAAAGGCAATTTGATCGTGCTGGCGGGACCGTCAGGCGTCGGCAAATCGTCGCTGCTGAACGCGCTGATTCCCGGCGCCCAACTGCGCACCGAAGAAGTCAGCGAAAAGACGGGGCGCGGGCGCCACGCCACGACGGAGGTGCGGCTGTTACCCAACCCGCAGGGCGGCTGGGTCGCCGACACGCCGGGCTTCCAAAAAGTAGACCTGCCTCAATGGGTCGCTTTGGAAACGCTGCCCCACCTTTACCCCGAATTTCGGGGCTATACCTGCGAGTTCAACAATTGCACGCACACTGCTGAGCCCGGCTGCGGTGTCCGCGCCGCTGTGGAACAGGGCGGAATCGCCAAAGAGCGCTACGAGACCTACTTGTTTTGGCTGGACGCCACCAGACGGTGGCAGGAGGAGCAAGAGCCCTACTGA
- the Dml gene encoding 2,3-dimethylmalate lyase encodes MLQPAVTPQRKNARLRELLAQPGIIRSFGAHDVFTALLVERAGFETVFIGGFGTSASLLGLPDLNFLTLTEMADAVRRMARRLTVPLIADGDTGHGDVHNVVRTVAEFEAAGASGIILEDQVVPKRCGHFEGKQVIPAEEMVLKLKAAQRARADTNFVIIARTDAREVYGLDEAIRRANLYGDAGADVVFIEAPLSVPELETIARQVPYPKFVNMLTGGKTPVLTAKELEQLGYKIVVYPIDTLLVTAKAVMELAQTLQEAGTTLAMRDRMVSFDELKALLGVDAWMHLRDSLDDDRKG; translated from the coding sequence ATGTTGCAGCCCGCCGTCACACCGCAGCGAAAGAACGCCCGCTTGCGAGAACTGCTCGCTCAGCCGGGCATCATCCGCAGTTTCGGCGCTCACGATGTTTTCACTGCCCTGCTGGTGGAGCGGGCGGGATTTGAGACGGTGTTTATCGGCGGCTTCGGCACTTCCGCTAGCCTGTTGGGCTTGCCCGACTTGAACTTTTTGACGCTGACGGAAATGGCAGACGCCGTCCGGCGCATGGCGCGCCGGCTCACGGTCCCGCTGATCGCCGACGGCGACACGGGACACGGCGATGTCCACAATGTCGTGCGGACTGTCGCCGAGTTTGAAGCGGCGGGGGCGTCAGGGATCATCTTGGAAGACCAAGTGGTGCCCAAACGCTGCGGGCACTTTGAAGGCAAGCAGGTGATCCCCGCCGAAGAGATGGTCTTGAAACTCAAGGCAGCGCAAAGAGCCCGCGCCGATACCAACTTTGTCATCATCGCCCGCACCGACGCGCGGGAAGTTTACGGCTTGGACGAAGCCATCCGGCGCGCTAACCTTTACGGCGACGCCGGCGCCGATGTCGTCTTCATTGAAGCGCCTCTGTCCGTCCCCGAACTGGAGACGATCGCCCGACAAGTGCCCTACCCTAAGTTCGTCAATATGCTGACGGGCGGCAAAACGCCCGTCCTGACGGCAAAGGAGTTGGAGCAACTGGGCTACAAAATCGTCGTCTACCCGATTGACACGCTGCTGGTGACGGCAAAAGCCGTGATGGAGTTGGCGCAAACGCTGCAGGAGGCGGGGACGACCCTGGCGATGCGCGACCGCATGGTGAGTTTTGACGAACTCAAGGCGCTGCTGGGCGTGGATGCATGGATGCACCTGCGAGATTCGCTGGATGACGACCGCAAGGGATGA
- the tetA gene encoding Tetracycline resistance protein, class C has protein sequence MQRQKQTLFAIVALDLLGFGMVIPQLGPYAHALGAPEWLVGVLFATYSAMQFLFAPVWGSLSDRIGRRPILLVSLAGSVIGYTLFALANSVAMLFASRLVAGIAAANIAVAQAYLADITPPNERAGAMGLIGAAFGLGFVLGPPLGGMLGYWGGVHAIGLGAATLSSLALMSAWVLLPEPMRHNAASPTLSRWQAFQQIQRNRALLLCVVLFFFATFAVANLQFSLPLFLPLRWHWTTEQAGLRVGWLLGFSGFLMGALQAGAVGRWAKRFGEPRLIVAGTGLTVVGLALLPLVPYWVWLFPCLAVLSIGGAMAQPSLASLVSQLSPEDLQGSVLGVYQSAGSFARILGPLWAGFWFHLAPTLPFWTAAAVMAMVWAISRQLPQLPTVRTHAKAP, from the coding sequence ATGCAGCGGCAAAAGCAAACCCTGTTCGCCATCGTAGCGCTGGACTTATTGGGGTTCGGCATGGTCATCCCGCAACTGGGTCCGTATGCCCATGCGTTGGGGGCGCCCGAATGGCTCGTCGGCGTTCTGTTTGCGACTTATTCGGCGATGCAGTTCCTGTTTGCGCCCGTTTGGGGCAGTTTGTCCGACCGCATCGGGCGCCGCCCTATCCTCCTCGTCTCGCTGGCGGGTTCCGTCATCGGCTACACCCTATTCGCCCTCGCCAATTCGGTGGCGATGCTGTTTGCGTCGCGGTTGGTGGCGGGCATCGCCGCCGCCAACATCGCCGTCGCACAAGCCTATCTCGCCGATATCACACCGCCTAATGAACGGGCTGGTGCGATGGGGCTCATCGGTGCTGCGTTTGGGCTGGGCTTCGTCTTGGGTCCGCCGCTGGGCGGTATGCTGGGCTATTGGGGCGGCGTTCACGCCATCGGCTTGGGAGCGGCAACGCTGTCATCGCTGGCACTGATGAGCGCATGGGTCCTTCTGCCCGAACCGATGCGCCACAATGCGGCATCACCGACCTTGTCGCGCTGGCAAGCGTTTCAACAAATTCAGCGCAACCGTGCCCTGCTGCTGTGTGTCGTGTTATTCTTTTTCGCCACTTTCGCCGTCGCCAATTTGCAATTCAGCCTGCCGCTGTTTTTGCCACTCCGTTGGCATTGGACGACCGAGCAGGCAGGGCTGCGGGTCGGATGGTTGCTGGGCTTTTCGGGTTTTTTGATGGGAGCGCTGCAAGCGGGTGCCGTCGGGCGCTGGGCAAAGCGGTTCGGCGAACCGCGCCTCATCGTCGCCGGCACGGGGTTAACGGTCGTGGGGTTAGCCTTATTGCCGCTGGTGCCTTATTGGGTGTGGCTTTTCCCGTGCCTTGCGGTGTTGTCTATTGGGGGCGCAATGGCGCAACCGTCCCTCGCCAGCCTCGTCTCGCAACTCAGCCCCGAAGACCTACAAGGTAGCGTGCTGGGCGTTTACCAGAGTGCAGGCAGTTTCGCCCGAATCCTCGGTCCGCTGTGGGCGGGTTTCTGGTTTCACCTCGCCCCCACCTTGCCTTTTTGGACGGCAGCAGCGGTGATGGCAATGGTGTGGGCAATCAGTCGGCAACTGCCGCAGTTACCGACCGTAAGGACGCACGCTAAGGCGCCCTGA
- the mtnP gene encoding S-methyl-5'-thioadenosine phosphorylase, with the protein MFPQVTERKAAIGVFGGSGLYKMEGATVLEEIKVETPFGAPSDLITIVDIAGKRVAFLPRHGRNHQYPPHKVPYKANVWAMKALGVERILAPNAVGSLQRHIKPGDFVICDQFVDRTRHRDDTFFNGPVTTHVSTADPYCPQLRQIAVQACKDLGIPHHERGTVVVIEGPRFSTKAESRWFTQMGWEVINMTQYPEVVLAREAELCYVNISIVTDYDTGLVADGAVQPVSAEEVMRNFAASLEKARALLVEIVKRVPTERTCHCGEALKHARVVV; encoded by the coding sequence ATGTTTCCCCAAGTCACAGAACGCAAAGCCGCTATCGGCGTCTTCGGCGGCTCAGGGCTTTACAAGATGGAAGGTGCGACAGTGTTGGAAGAAATCAAGGTGGAGACGCCCTTCGGAGCCCCCAGTGACCTCATCACCATCGTGGACATCGCCGGCAAGCGCGTGGCGTTCCTGCCCCGCCACGGGCGCAACCACCAATATCCGCCGCACAAAGTCCCTTACAAAGCCAATGTGTGGGCGATGAAAGCGCTGGGCGTAGAGCGTATCCTCGCCCCCAACGCCGTCGGCAGTTTGCAACGGCACATCAAGCCTGGCGATTTCGTCATCTGCGACCAATTCGTTGACCGCACCCGTCACCGCGACGACACCTTCTTCAACGGTCCTGTCACGACCCATGTCAGCACCGCTGACCCCTATTGCCCGCAGTTGCGCCAGATCGCCGTCCAAGCCTGCAAGGATTTGGGCATCCCCCATCACGAACGCGGCACCGTCGTCGTCATTGAAGGACCGCGTTTCTCCACGAAAGCGGAAAGCCGTTGGTTCACGCAAATGGGTTGGGAAGTCATCAACATGACCCAGTATCCCGAAGTCGTGTTAGCGCGGGAAGCGGAACTTTGCTATGTCAACATCTCCATCGTCACCGACTACGACACCGGTCTGGTCGCTGACGGGGCGGTGCAACCCGTTTCGGCAGAGGAAGTCATGCGAAACTTTGCCGCCAGCCTGGAAAAGGCGCGCGCGTTGTTGGTGGAAATCGTTAAACGCGTTCCGACAGAACGCACTTGCCATTGCGGTGAAGCGCTCAAGCATGCCCGCGTCGTTGTTTGA
- the fixL gene encoding Sensor protein FixL — MAAKDPWVYWRCVIALGRQGQWREALARLLSAWGCGGLFVRRSKEWQAVFIVSGTPTALPLTPVPQGEVAPITTQSPRRRWWLVTVPPDCRNPSYALLCPSRSVSAHQARFWAELCAIWLTVAAEGWQRVIDSFAEPMLVTDTHGTLLAWNAAANTQWNVSGVLEVGRALWTLGASEQDGECLQELLRLGTSGGVVTLRVTDSPTAYRVFVTAVPSGHRLWRFLPLHIDSLQFQHLARSFQVATLGELASGIAHEINNPLQVILGNVEMALEEGEMDEATREKLVDILTAANRIRQVTHALIHFADARRTQEAELLDINTAIREAVQLASYSLARDGIQVTAECSPQTLLVLGRRGDLEEVVVQLVRNAGEAIIQARKGSQVLVRTYQRNGWGRIEVDDDGPGVPVDLRDRIFIPFVTTKAERGGTGLGLAIVQNIVVAHRGRVWVEESPLGGARFIVELPLWQPATGTPVAEVSQPERG; from the coding sequence ATGGCAGCGAAAGACCCTTGGGTGTATTGGCGTTGCGTCATCGCACTGGGACGGCAGGGGCAATGGCGTGAGGCATTGGCACGCTTGCTCTCCGCATGGGGGTGCGGTGGGCTGTTCGTTCGGCGCTCCAAAGAGTGGCAAGCCGTTTTCATCGTCAGCGGCACCCCGACAGCATTGCCGCTGACGCCGGTCCCACAAGGTGAAGTGGCGCCGATAACGACCCAATCGCCCCGTCGGCGGTGGTGGTTAGTGACGGTGCCGCCCGATTGCCGCAACCCATCTTATGCGCTGCTTTGTCCCAGCCGCTCAGTCTCTGCGCATCAGGCGCGCTTTTGGGCGGAGTTGTGCGCGATCTGGTTGACTGTTGCCGCTGAAGGGTGGCAGCGGGTGATTGACAGTTTCGCCGAGCCCATGCTGGTCACGGACACGCACGGCACTTTGTTGGCGTGGAACGCCGCCGCTAACACCCAATGGAATGTGAGCGGCGTGTTGGAAGTGGGGCGTGCCCTTTGGACTTTGGGGGCATCGGAGCAAGACGGTGAATGCTTGCAAGAGTTGCTGCGGTTAGGCACTTCAGGCGGTGTCGTGACTTTGCGGGTTACCGATTCCCCGACGGCTTATCGGGTGTTTGTGACGGCGGTGCCTTCAGGGCACCGCTTGTGGCGTTTTTTACCGCTGCACATTGACAGCCTGCAGTTTCAACACCTCGCCCGCTCGTTTCAAGTAGCGACTTTAGGTGAATTGGCGTCGGGCATTGCGCACGAAATCAACAACCCGCTCCAAGTTATCTTGGGCAATGTGGAAATGGCGCTGGAAGAAGGGGAGATGGATGAAGCGACGCGGGAAAAACTCGTTGACATCCTGACAGCCGCAAACCGCATCCGCCAGGTGACCCATGCCCTTATCCATTTCGCAGACGCGCGGCGCACGCAGGAAGCGGAACTGTTAGACATCAACACAGCCATTCGGGAAGCCGTGCAACTGGCGAGTTATTCGCTGGCGCGGGACGGGATTCAAGTGACCGCTGAGTGCTCTCCTCAAACACTGCTCGTCTTGGGACGCCGAGGTGACTTAGAGGAGGTGGTCGTCCAACTGGTGCGGAACGCCGGCGAAGCCATTATCCAAGCCCGTAAGGGGTCACAGGTGCTTGTCCGCACCTATCAGCGCAACGGATGGGGACGCATTGAAGTAGACGACGACGGTCCAGGTGTGCCGGTGGATTTGCGCGACCGCATTTTTATCCCGTTCGTCACGACCAAAGCCGAACGGGGCGGCACTGGATTAGGCTTAGCCATTGTCCAAAACATCGTCGTCGCCCATCGCGGGCGCGTCTGGGTGGAAGAATCCCCCCTTGGCGGGGCACGGTTCATCGTGGAGTTGCCGCTGTGGCAGCCGGCGACAGGAACACCTGTCGCCGAGGTGTCTCAGCCTGAGCGCGGATAG
- the ligA gene encoding DNA ligase, with product MVLKRMDPEEARREIERLRQNAIDKPVEALSHAEAAQEAERLRRELTIHCWLYYVLNAPIISDEEYDRLFRRLVHIEERFPDLITPDSPTQRVGFPPAEEFARVRHRKPMLSLDNAFNEEELRAFDQRVKRFLGLPLTETVDYTCELKIDGLAVNLTYENGVLVLGATRGDGVEGEDVTNNLRTIKTVPLRLLVDDPPPLIEVRGEVFMTKADFEALNEEQKRKGERPFANPRNAAAGSVRQLDPNITAQRRLDIFCYGVGYHEGVAFETQWEVLQWLRRAGFKVNEHSRLCHGISEVIDYCYEWVRRIREEPYSADGVVIKVNRLDWQERLGATAHAPRWAIAFKFPAEQKETRLLNIVVQVGRTGKLTPVAELEPVQVEGVTITSATLHNEDQIKRLDVRVGDWVIIQRAGGVIPEVVGVVKEKRTGAEKPFEMPKECPICGTAVVRPFGEVDYYCPNEECPSRVENWVKHWCSRNALNIEALGAERIRQLVEAGLINDPADLYFLQKEQLVRLPGWGNKLATKVLSEIQRSKTAPLSRFIFALGIRHVGERVAELLAKKFGSLERLAQAEEWEIKTIPGIGPKIAESVVRFFRSELGERLMEKLRKAGIQPSAEEEVVVVDSPLKGKVVVFTGELNRWTRSQAEELVKRLGGRPASSVSRQTDFLVVGQNPGSKLQRAQELGVKILREDEFAAIVERALGAASADRPVSASVKEP from the coding sequence ATGGTGCTGAAGCGGATGGATCCCGAGGAAGCGCGGCGCGAGATTGAACGGTTGCGCCAAAACGCCATAGACAAACCCGTTGAAGCGCTGAGCCATGCGGAAGCGGCGCAGGAAGCGGAGCGCTTGCGCAGGGAGTTGACCATCCATTGCTGGCTCTACTATGTGCTCAACGCCCCCATCATCAGCGACGAGGAGTATGACCGTCTGTTTCGCCGCTTAGTGCACATTGAGGAGCGCTTCCCCGACCTCATCACACCCGACAGCCCGACGCAACGGGTCGGCTTTCCACCAGCGGAAGAGTTTGCAAGGGTGCGCCACCGTAAGCCGATGTTGAGTTTGGACAACGCTTTCAACGAGGAGGAGTTGCGCGCCTTTGACCAACGGGTTAAGCGCTTCCTTGGGCTGCCGCTGACCGAAACGGTGGACTATACCTGCGAGTTGAAAATTGACGGCTTGGCGGTGAACTTGACCTACGAAAACGGTGTGTTGGTGTTGGGTGCGACGCGAGGCGATGGGGTTGAAGGTGAAGATGTGACCAACAACCTGCGGACGATCAAAACCGTCCCGCTGCGCTTGCTGGTGGACGACCCGCCACCTCTCATTGAAGTGCGGGGCGAAGTCTTCATGACGAAGGCGGATTTTGAGGCGCTTAACGAGGAGCAGAAGCGCAAAGGCGAACGCCCCTTCGCTAACCCCCGCAATGCCGCCGCCGGTTCCGTCCGCCAGTTGGACCCCAACATCACGGCGCAACGGCGCTTGGACATTTTCTGCTACGGCGTCGGCTACCACGAGGGCGTTGCGTTTGAGACGCAATGGGAGGTGTTGCAATGGCTGCGCCGCGCAGGCTTCAAGGTCAATGAGCACAGCCGGCTGTGTCACGGTATCAGTGAAGTCATTGACTACTGTTACGAGTGGGTGCGGCGCATCCGTGAAGAGCCTTACTCCGCCGATGGCGTCGTCATCAAGGTCAATCGCTTGGACTGGCAGGAGCGGTTGGGCGCGACAGCCCACGCGCCCCGTTGGGCGATCGCTTTCAAATTCCCCGCTGAACAAAAGGAAACGCGGTTACTCAACATCGTCGTGCAAGTCGGACGCACGGGCAAGTTGACACCCGTCGCTGAGTTGGAGCCAGTGCAAGTGGAAGGCGTGACCATCACCAGCGCGACGCTGCACAACGAAGACCAGATCAAACGGTTGGATGTGCGCGTCGGCGATTGGGTCATCATCCAGCGGGCAGGCGGTGTTATCCCTGAAGTCGTCGGCGTTGTCAAGGAAAAACGAACGGGCGCTGAGAAGCCGTTTGAGATGCCGAAAGAGTGCCCGATTTGCGGGACAGCGGTTGTCCGCCCGTTCGGCGAAGTGGATTACTATTGCCCCAACGAGGAATGCCCGTCACGAGTGGAAAATTGGGTCAAGCATTGGTGCTCGCGCAACGCCCTGAATATTGAGGCGTTGGGCGCAGAGCGCATCCGTCAACTCGTGGAAGCAGGACTCATCAACGACCCTGCCGACCTTTACTTCCTGCAGAAGGAGCAACTGGTGCGGTTGCCAGGGTGGGGTAACAAGTTGGCGACGAAAGTGCTGAGCGAAATCCAGCGGAGCAAAACAGCACCCCTTTCGCGCTTCATTTTTGCCTTGGGCATCCGTCATGTCGGTGAACGGGTCGCCGAGTTGCTGGCGAAAAAGTTCGGGAGTTTAGAGCGACTGGCACAAGCGGAAGAGTGGGAAATCAAGACCATCCCCGGCATAGGACCCAAAATCGCCGAAAGCGTCGTCCGCTTCTTCCGCAGCGAACTTGGGGAACGGTTGATGGAAAAGTTGCGCAAGGCGGGCATCCAACCGTCGGCAGAAGAAGAAGTCGTGGTCGTGGATTCGCCGCTGAAGGGTAAGGTCGTCGTGTTCACGGGCGAACTGAACCGCTGGACCCGCTCGCAAGCGGAGGAACTGGTCAAACGGTTAGGCGGGCGCCCGGCGTCCAGCGTGTCGCGACAGACGGATTTCCTCGTCGTCGGACAAAACCCCGGCAGCAAATTGCAACGGGCGCAAGAGTTGGGCGTGAAAATTTTAAGGGAGGATGAGTTTGCGGCTATCGTTGAACGCGCGCTTGGTGCAGCGTCCGCTGATCGTCCGGTCTCGGCGTCAGTCAAGGAGCCGTAA
- the apt gene encoding Adenine phosphoribosyltransferase, whose translation MAIVPIVPGLKEAIRNIPDFPKPGILFRDITPVLQNPDLFRRVIDTFAQIYEGRQIDVIAAVESRGFIFAAPLAIRLGAGFVPLRKSGKLPYMTYKVHYALEYGIEALEMHVDAVQPGQRVLIMDDLLATGGTAHAAARLVLQAGGVIDSFAFVIELTDLKGREKLQGYEVITLVQFP comes from the coding sequence ATGGCGATCGTGCCGATCGTGCCGGGATTGAAAGAAGCCATCCGTAACATCCCCGATTTTCCCAAGCCGGGGATTTTGTTTCGCGACATCACGCCCGTGCTGCAAAACCCTGACCTTTTTCGGCGGGTGATTGACACCTTCGCTCAAATCTACGAAGGGCGCCAAATTGATGTCATCGCCGCTGTGGAGTCGCGTGGGTTCATCTTCGCCGCTCCTTTAGCGATCCGGTTGGGAGCTGGGTTTGTCCCGTTGCGCAAATCGGGCAAGTTGCCCTACATGACCTACAAGGTCCACTACGCGCTGGAATACGGCATTGAAGCGTTGGAGATGCATGTGGACGCCGTTCAGCCAGGTCAACGCGTGCTCATTATGGACGACCTGCTGGCGACGGGGGGCACCGCCCATGCCGCCGCCCGCCTTGTCTTGCAAGCCGGTGGCGTCATTGATTCGTTCGCCTTTGTCATTGAGTTGACCGATTTGAAAGGGCGCGAAAAACTGCAGGGCTATGAAGTCATCACACTGGTGCAGTTTCCGTGA
- the trmB gene encoding tRNA (guanine-N(7)-)-methyltransferase gives MAAELPDDVVVTLDGIVLRPTALPVRPDWSHLFGRDAPLLLEIGVGNGEFLVWLAQRFPDANCVGVEVARKFLLKARNRVRQAGVTNVRLLPMEGSHALSRLFAPDSLTALYLNFPDPWHKRRHHKRRLVDAAFAWLLASRLREGGTFIAVTDDEPYAQEVLAAFSACPAYAPLWTTPLRHELPDYYATKYARKWKAQGRRLFYLGFRKVRQVDQPEWLERIYPLAVLRGDEPMPQVTLQVSQPVDWEQLRQHIPRQTFRHSDECVIVVKDAYRGDDRVLVDVIVAEGKLTQRFFVVAHPHSDGILLRLHEVGCPDPTKGVHRAVALLARTVMASLPGATVKHTTCLPAVWRAIDLGG, from the coding sequence ATGGCTGCAGAACTTCCCGATGATGTGGTCGTCACGCTGGACGGGATTGTGCTGCGCCCGACGGCGTTGCCCGTTCGCCCTGATTGGTCTCATTTGTTCGGGCGCGATGCACCGTTGCTGCTGGAAATCGGCGTCGGCAACGGGGAGTTTCTGGTTTGGCTGGCACAACGCTTCCCTGACGCCAACTGCGTCGGCGTGGAGGTCGCCCGCAAATTTTTGTTGAAAGCCCGCAACCGCGTGCGGCAAGCGGGCGTGACCAATGTGCGGTTGCTGCCGATGGAAGGTAGCCACGCCCTATCGCGCCTGTTTGCGCCCGATAGTTTGACGGCACTTTACCTGAACTTCCCCGACCCTTGGCACAAGCGGCGCCACCACAAGCGCCGCTTGGTAGACGCAGCGTTTGCGTGGCTGCTGGCGTCACGGCTGCGGGAAGGCGGCACTTTCATTGCGGTGACCGACGATGAACCTTACGCACAAGAGGTGCTGGCAGCCTTTTCGGCGTGTCCCGCTTACGCGCCGTTGTGGACAACGCCCTTGCGCCACGAGTTACCCGACTACTACGCCACCAAGTATGCCCGCAAGTGGAAGGCACAAGGGCGACGGCTGTTCTACCTGGGCTTTCGCAAGGTGCGACAAGTGGACCAACCCGAATGGTTGGAGCGCATTTACCCGTTGGCAGTGCTGCGAGGCGATGAGCCAATGCCGCAGGTAACGCTGCAAGTCAGCCAACCCGTCGATTGGGAGCAATTGCGCCAACACATTCCGCGCCAAACCTTTCGGCACAGCGACGAGTGCGTCATCGTCGTCAAAGACGCCTACCGCGGCGATGACCGCGTATTAGTGGATGTGATTGTCGCCGAAGGTAAGTTGACCCAGCGGTTTTTCGTCGTCGCCCATCCACACAGCGACGGCATTTTGTTGCGGTTGCACGAAGTCGGTTGCCCCGATCCGACCAAAGGTGTCCATCGGGCGGTGGCATTGCTTGCCCGCACCGTAATGGCGTCGTTGCCTGGCGCCACTGTCAAGCACACGACCTGTTTGCCTGCGGTGTGGCGGGCGATTGATCTGGGAGGTTGA